One genomic region from Pecten maximus chromosome 5, xPecMax1.1, whole genome shotgun sequence encodes:
- the LOC117327094 gene encoding catalase-like, protein MANRDKATNQLADFKKAQSKSDVLTTGTGAPVGTKTATLTAGPRGPVLIQDFTFTDEMAHFNRERIPERVVHAKGGGAFGYFEVTHDITKYCKAKPFEFVGKKTPVGVRFSTVGGESGSADTARDPRGFAIKFYSEDGNWDLVGNNTPIFFIRDPIFFPSFIHTQKRNPQTHLKDPDMFWDFISLRPETTHQVSFLFSDRGTPDGYRRMNGYGSHTFKMINGEGKPVYCKFVFKTDQGIKNLMADQAAELSKNDPDYAIRDLFNSIEDGNFPSWSVFIQVMTFEEAEKVSYNPFDLTKVWPQAEFPLIPVGKMVLDRNPKNYFAEVEQIAFSPAHMIPGIEASPDKMLQGRLFSYSDTHRHRLGSNYLQLAVNCPYKANARNYQRDGPQCVGDNQGNAPNYFPNSFSGPQDDPKYLECPFSISGDVTRYETRDEDNFSQVTTFWNKVLNQEERQRLVENIAGHLKDAQEFIQKRTVYNFTQVHPDFGGGIQKRLDSYKN, encoded by the exons ATGGCAAATAGAGACAAAGCTACGAACCAACTGGCAGATTTCAAGAAAGCCCAATCG AAATCCGATGTACTGACCACAGGGACAGGTGCCCCAGTGGGTACCAAGACGGCCACACTGACCGCTGGACCAAGGGGGCCAGTACTCATCCAAGATTTCACCTTCACAGATGAAATGGCCCACTTCAATAGGGAGCGCATCCCAGAACGAGTCGTTCATGCTAAGGGAGGAG GTGCCTTTGGATACTTTGAGGTTACACATGACATCACAAAGTACTGTAAGGCCAAGCCGTTTGAGTTTGTGGGTAAGAAGACTCCAGTGGGTGTCCGCTTCTCAACAGTTG GAGGAGAGAGTGGGTCTGCCGACACTGCCCGTGACCCCAGAGGATTTGCCATAAAATTTTACTCGGAGGATGGAAACTGGGATCTGGTCGGCAACAATACCCCGATCTTCTTCATCCGGGACCCCATATTT TTCCCTAGCTTCATCCACACACAGAAGAGAAACCCACAGACTCATCTTAAG GACCCCGATATGTTCTGGGATTTCATTTCACTTCGGCCTGAGACCACCCACCAAGTTTCCTTCTTATTCTCTGACCGTGGAACACCCGACGGTTACCGACGAATGAACGGCTACGGAAGTCACACCTTCAAGATGATCAACGGGGAAGGCAAACCTGTTTACTGCAAATTCGTCTTTAAG ACCGATCAGGGCATCAAGAACCTGATGGCTGACCAAGCTGCAGAACTGTCCAAGAATGACCCAGACTATGCGATCCGGGATCTCTTCAATTCTATAGAGGATGGCAACTTCCCATCGTGGTCGGTCTTCATCCAGGTCATGACCTTCGAGGAGGCAGAGAAGGTCTCGTACAACCCATTTGACCTCACCAAG GTGTGGCCGCAGGCAGAGTTCCCTCTGATCCCTGTTGGAAAGATGGTACTGGACAGAAATCCAAAGAACTACTTTGCGGAGGTGGAACAGATCGCATTCTCACCTGCTCACATGATTCCAGGTATCGAGGCTAGCCCCGACAAGATGTTACAG GGTCGTCTGTTTTCCTACTCCGACACCCACCGACACAGACTTGGTAGTAACTATCTCCAACTGGCTGTCAACTGTCCCTACAAAGCCAACGCCAGAAACTACCAGCGTGACGGGCCACAGTGCGTGGGCGACAACCAAG GAAATGCACCAAACTACTTCCCAAACAGTTTCTCTGGCCCACAGGACGATCCTAAGTACCTGGAGTGTCCCTTCAGTATCTCTGGGGATGTCACCCGATACGAGACTCGCGATGAGGACAACTTCTCTCAGGTCACCACATTTTGGAACAAG GTGTTGAACCAAGAAGAGCGTCAGCGATTGGTAGAGAACATTGCAGGTCACTTGAAGGACGCCCAGGAATTCATCCAAAAGAGAACAGTCTACAACTTTACGCAGGTCCATCCAGACTTCGGAGGTGGTATCCAGAAACGGTTGGACTCCTACAAAAACTAG